cttcactgctaccctcaggaaggaggtacaggatcctTTAGATGAAAACCCAAAGGTACAAGATCaggttcttcccctccaccatcacatttGAACCATAGACACGGCCTCGCTTTCTTTTCTTTTGAGGTCATTtacttatttaaaaaatataatttataccaATTTTATACctgtaatgctgctgcaaaacaaccaattttgtgatatgttcatgactataaattttGATATATGGTAGTATTTAAGCATTATATCAGAATCTGACCTGACAATTTCTGAATGTGTAGATGCTGTAGCATTAATCTAAATGTCGCAGTGTCTCCATACCTCAGAATTTAAGTATCATGGCCTGTGTGTCTGAAAATCTCATCTGAGAATATTTGTTTATTGTTGAATTTAAACATTGCAGTGAAATTTAACCACCACTAAATTCAACTAATCATGAATGTTCATacatatatcttcttctttggcttggcttcgcggacgaagatttatggagggggtaaaaagtccacgtcagctgcaggctcgtttgtggctgacaagtccgatgcgggacaggcagacacgattgcagcagttgcaagggaaaattggttggttggggttgggtgttgggtttttcctcctttgccttttgtcagtgaggtgggctctgcggtcttcttcaaaggaggttgctgcccgccaaactgtgaggcgccaagatgcacggtttgaggcgttatcagcccactggcggtggtcaatgtggcaggcaccaagagatttctttaggcagtccttgtaccttttctttggtgcacctctgtcacggtggccagtggagagctcgccatataacacgatcttgggaaggcgatggtcctccattctggagacgtgacccatccagcgcagctggatcttcagcagcgtggactcgatatatatatatatatatatatatatattatatatatatgtgattatGTGAAACTGCCTTTGGGCTCCTCAAGATCACAGAATCAGAGCATGTCCCCAAAAGCTGAACATCTGAATCACAAAAAAACTGTTCATGCACCGTGCTCTGTTCAGTGGGAAGAGTTTTCCAGCCAAATCTCACTTTCGGATGGTACACAATTAGTCTGTAGGTGCTGGGTGAGTGAACTAAACgcacaaaatggtggagaagctcagtgggtcaggcacccATGGAGAGCAAGGGGCAGTCACCGTTTTGGGTGAAAAGCTCAGTCCTGATGAAAGGGCTTCTGCCTGAAACGTCAATTCTCtactgctttccatggatgcggTTTGAGCTATAAATTATGAGTTCCTCCATAATTTTGGGATTGTTCATATCCCAgcattgtttccccccccccccccaaccacagcTGGTGGTGCTTCCAGTGCATATCCCAGTGGTGTTGCAATGTGAGGAGTGTTTCTGCCTCCAGCACTCATTCAGGCAGTGAGTtttagaccccccccccacctccctcaccTCGTTTCCACTCTCATCTTCTGCCCATGCTTTCTGACAAACACCTACCTACCTACAAGCTCTCAGAATTGTATGCATTTTAGACGTTTTCCCTCAGCCTCCTTTTGTGCCAGGTAAAGTAATCCCTGttgatgcaattttttttaactcagagTTTAAATGCTCTGATCccagcagcatccttgtaaattgatgcaccatctctCCAGTGTGCTCACGGTGTTTCTGTAATGGGCTCAAACTGTGGCTCTCCTGGCGCTGTGTTCATTTCCAGCACAACTTCCATGTACCTATAATCTATGCCCCAGGTAATACTTAATTAACTATCACAGATGCACACACTGATTTTACACACTACTCAGTCCGACCCCTTGAGCTGCATATTCCCTTGCCTTGATTCGCTTCCCCTCATGCATTGCATCTCTTCAGATTGAATTACGTTTTCCGCAGATGACCAGACCATGCACATCTTCTTGGTCTAAACTCaggtgacatttttttaaaaaagatcaagCCTGCCACATCCTTAAAGTGAAATGCAAAGAGCAAGGCAGCTGCTTCTGTGCACCCGTTTACCAGTGGCACAAAAAAGACCCCACGCCACCAAATATTATCTTTTTTCAAGCCTGCCATGTGGAACAAAGTCCTGCAGAAATGCAGGTGGGCCACACTGTCTCCGTCTCCACTCCCCTTCCGTCAATACCTCTGAGACGATTGAGGCTGAAAATCTGAGGGTCAACACATCCCACACCCGTGAATGTCTGATGTCACTGTGAATCTCACAATCTCCACTGTTTCTGTGATCATTTTATTATCGATGTGGGCATCAGAAGCTGTCGGGATCTCAATAGATGTTTACATGCTTAACTTTGCGTGTCTGAGCTATCGCTTTTTTGCGGTTAGACGAATAGCTCCGCGTGTATTTAATTTTTACTGTTactgaatattttaatattcCCATATCTGAATTATTTTTTGATATCTCGGCGAGTATCTGCATATAACTGTGTATCTCAGTGTCTGCGTGTATTTGAGTATCTCTGTGAATATCTCTGCCTTTCTCTCTGGGAAGATCTTCTCTCCTTGTTCCCACGCTCTAGAATTTTAATGAATTAATAGAAGGCCCGCCCCCCTGTCACAGATCTGCAATCGCTGCCGATGTTCCACGTGGGTCGCAGCCAATCCGGGCGAGCGGGGGATGGGGGGCGCGCTCTCATTGGCCGGCGGTGGGCGAGAGCGAGCGGGCCAGCGTTCCATTGTCATGGTAATGCACCCGCTCGGCGGTGAAAAGCAGCGGCGCCTGGGGCACTCATCACACCAGGGAGCAGAGCGGTCGTGGCAGCGTCGGTGCCGAGGGCCGGAGCTGGGCAGCGACATGAACCGGGCAGCTGGGTCGCGGCCGGCCGCGGGGCGCAGCGGCTGACAGTCGGACGAAACAGCGGCGGCGCTCGGGCGGAGAGCGAGCGGAGCCCCCGCTCCCGGCGCCAGTCCccgggcggagagcgggaggggggcccGGAGCCATGAGCCAGGCCGAGGTGTCTCCAGCCGCGGCGCCGCAGCGCATGTTCCAGGAGGCGGTGCGGCGCGGCAACACGCGGGAGTTGCAGTCGCTGCTGCAGAACATGACCGACTGTCACTTCAACGTCAATTCGTTCGGGCCCGAGGGCCAGACGGCGCTGCACCAGTCGGTGATCGCCGGCAACCTGGAGCTCGTCAAGCTGCTCGTCAAGTTCGGCGCCGACATCCGCCTGGCCAACCGCGACGGCTGGAGCGCGCTGCACATCGCGGCCTTCGGCGGCCACCAGGACATCGTGCTCTACCTCATTACCAAGGCCAAGTACGGGGCCAGCGGCGGCCGGTGAGGCCCAGGCCCGGGGTCCGGGCCGTGAcacctgactgactgactaactttAGGGCCCGGCTTGGGCCGCTTGTCCATTCACTGTCGGTGATCTCTACCTCACGGGGCCGGCCGGACTCGGAGCGGCAGGAGGAGGAGGCGGCGAGCGCCGGCAGGCGCCGCAGCCGCGGAGGGCACCAGGCCAGGATGTGGGGCCGGTAGCCGGGCCGGATGGCGGGGCCCGGGCGGGGCGGGCCGGGGCCAGCTTCGGCGGCCACGAAGGGGCAATGATGTATCAATAAATCATGTAAACCACGGTGACGGTGTCGGCGTCTGGTGTCGGGAGTGCGAGCCGGGGGAGGGGTGCCTGCTGCCCTGGCCTCTGCCCTCCCTGAGATGGTGCCTCCGctaacccccttcccttcccagccGTACCGACCAGCAACATTTTGgtccttttgggggggggggggtggggggggcgggggaagagaTTATGCTTTGTTACATTTGCTCTTTTGGTCAGTTTGATCATCCCCAACTCAGGGATTTTTAACCGTTCACTGCCTCTGCACTTAGACTTGGGAATTAATGCTTCTGGTTGCAGAATGAGAAACTTTCATGCACGTTCATTTGCCTTCTCTAGTTGGATGTTGTATAAGCTCTGTACAATTGAAAGGGTACTTAATGTTATTCCACCTGTTAGAGGGGTTTTGTTGCCATGTCCCTGGTGCTGGTCCTCCGTACATTCTCATGGCTCCACCCGCCACCACGGGCAATTTCCTCGCAAGTAtgctgaatgattttttttcccccccactacGTTTTGCTCCTCTTCCTCCATTTGCTAACTGCAGAATATTTGTGTGCTTAATTGGTGAAACCCTGTGGTTGTGCAACTTGTGTACAGGTGGGCTGACAGTACTACATCCTCTATTAACAGAGGATATGTTGCCCTGGTCTGTCCAGAATGCACCATTGCCCCATTGTGTGATGATCTCTGCAGATGCCTGTTTGTGTAGGTGCTGTACTTGCAGAGGCCACGTATGATTCCTATATTGCTCTCTCTGCTAGCTAGTTAGCAGGCTAGCTAGTAACAGTGGCAAGTAGATATGGGTTCCAGCCCCTTGAACACACAAGGCAGCTCCAGTGGAATGTGTTTGGATATGACATTAAACTGAGACTTTGTCTACCTGCAATGCGCTTTTGCCTGTATCTGCCTGCTGTTGTCTCCAATGCTTCTACAAATGGTTACTATGCCTGCAATTCATGCCACCTTTGCTGTCTTTGTCCTTACCTCACGGCTTAAGTGCTACTGGAATCCCATGTGTGAATTGGTTCTGACGAAGGGATACTGGCGAAAACGTTTATTTTGTCGATGGATACTGCTTGGGTTTGTTCTTTCAATGTTCCCTGTATCGCCTACACCTGCCCTTGTTCGGTACTACTACCATTCTGTTTCACATTGCCTTTGTATTTTCCAATTAACTCCTGGATATGACTGTACTGCCTGTATGGATAATGTCTGAGTAGCTGCATAACCTCTGTCTGAATTTTTCAGGTCTAATCTTGATCTCCCTTTTGCTAAACTGGAGCTGTTTTAGTTTCTATTGCAGTCTGGTGGTCTCTTGTCATTGTAGATGTCCACAATTTAATGCTAATTGTGCTTTAAAACCCATGGAACAGCATCTGACTTTGTTCCAAGTCTCACTTGAGCGGCTCCTTCCCCATCACAATCCTAACAACCCTCCCTGGAGCAGTCTGTGGCCTGCAACCGTCTGGACATCAGCTTGAGAGAAGTACAATAAAGTTGATTAATATTTAGTAGCTTCTCTGAAAACAATGCTCTACCTCAAGACTAGCCTTATTGTGGGAGACTTTTCAGACATACAGACTGGTCATGACCTAATTGGAGGGCCCATGCTGAGGTTCCTGGCTCTTGCGTTACATCTCAAGaactgaaatatatttgaatgttatcgTCCTTTTTGTTTCCAGTTGAAGAAATTTGATTTGAACCAGTTTGGCAGTGGTACAAGTTCTGATGGGATCTACTTGAATTTGTTGGCTTCTTGTTTAATGAATAGCACACTTTCTAACGACCTACCTCCACCTTGTTCTTTAATAAACATGTTGCCTTGTTCTGGATGTCCCGAGTAATGAGCGATGGAAGTGGTGGTTAGCGGATTGGGATGTGATGAGTTTGATTGCTGCTGTTGGCGGAAGTGAGGTGTTCACCTTCCTCCGCTGCCTCTCTCAAGCCATCTGGCTTTCCCCAGTTGACTGATTATCCTCGACAAGCTGGCATTATGGACTGATGCTGCCCTGATTGTGTGCCTGCCTGCCTGTCTCGCACGATTCTCCTTtccagcaccccaccccctcccccgcctcTTTGCTCTTTGGACTCTGCACTGACAGCTGCTATGCTAATGAGGACGATCAGGCAATGCTATCAAACTCCACGGAGTAAAAAGCCCAGCGAGAAGAATTTGACAAAGCAGGGCTCTTATTTTCGCATTCAAATCGAGGAACAACAGAGGCGATGGTGATCTGTGACACTTCAGCTGGGAGACTTAAACTACGTGTGATAGACAGAGTGGGGGCTACAGGTTAACCAATGAACCATTGGCTTAATTACAAACCAAGAACTCTCGTCTTCGAGGGTCTGCACTTTGTTTCACCATAGATTTAGTGTTGTGATAATTTTATAATTCtttattttgttcctgtttaaTAAACTAAAATGTTATCTGCTGAAGGTGGACTGATGTAGCCAAaggtgcattttttaaaaaaaacgctCCACTGTAAAGTGTCtggtctttattttaaaaaaaaactcccataATTTTACTTGGTCTTCAAAGTAAATGTGTTCAGATGGGAAGTTTTGCAGTCCCTGTTTCACACGCGCCCAAACTGAAATTACTTCGGACTTTCCTGGCCTTTTAAATCGCAACAAAAGTGCCTGCAAAGTAGAATACTGAGATTTAAAGCGACGAGACTTCCCGAGTCTGTGAGATTAGATGGAGGAACTGAAGTTTGCAAGAGCCATGGCTTTCTGGCTGATTATGAATGGGAGACCTGACATTGGAGTGCCGTGTGCATCAGCTATTCTCACAGCTCTCCACGACAAATGGAGCTGGTAATGGGAAACGCGGAGAACTTGTGCAGTACAAAATGAAGCCTCTTTCAGGGGTCTCAAAGTGTGGGCTTTGAATGACTGAGGTGAGTGTGTTATTCAAATTTGTCCTAAAATCAGTCAAAATGAGTACCTTTTGTACtaatatttggggggggggggggaaatactaCTGGAGAACTGTAGGCtatggaggcagagggatagcTAGCCCTGTCTTTCAAATGCTCTCAGACATcagccatccctttgcctccacagaggcTCTCCTGAGTTCTGCCAGCAACTCTTATTTTAATTTGCTCccgattccagtatctgcagtttcctGTGCATAGGTTTCAGTGGAAGCTTGAGGTTTCATGGTCATTGAGTTCTGGAGTGCAGAAAGGGGCTGTATCACCTAACTCCCTCACTCATGCTGGCAGTTATCCCATTAACTTGCATTTCAATATTCCTTTCAGAAATTGTAATATTGCCTTGCAGCAAAAAAAATAAGTGAAATGGGTCACcatagcattgcctggtgccccttgtAGTAACAGTAGAGAAAGCAAGAATTTTCAGAAACCATGTCTCTGGTTTTGCCCCCCGcagtcctgcagcctctgcattgGGAGTTTATCTGGaaactgagctccagattcaaaccccctGATATGATcagaacccttcttgccctcagcaaccaCTCAAATCCTGTTTCTGATGCCTGATTCTCACGAGACAGTCCCAACAGCCTGCATGGATGTCCTTTGACTAAGTTGCTGACTGTTCCACTGTTGTGCTTACTATCCTACCTATGACCCAcagccctctaaacctttcctgttcATGTCCTAGCCTAGTCTTTCAATTGTAATTGTTCCCATCTCTACCACTGTGTGTGCCCTATTAAATCTTCCCCTCTATTTTTAAGTGTAGCAAATTGGTAACTtcatttactttttctaattaacTTCATATAACTACACGAGAGATACCAGGGAGGCAACAAAGCATCAGAATGTGCTTTGAGTAAAGGGTACAGTAGTGAGGAGGTTCAGTGGGGACACCTCCACACTGGTCTTTGCACAGTGTGAGATTAGATTGGTCATTGAGTATTTTTAGTTTCTGGTATGGAAACCGATTAGAGAACACTAAGAGCTTCTTTCTAAATTAAAAACAGGGTGCAGGCCACCAGTGAGAATTCTGTGATGTTACCTGCAGTCTGTCCTTTGCTCAGCTGGAGGCTATGTCATGCATCTAAGGCTGAAAGTTGTGTGGAGTAGGTTTAAAGGTTCCTTgtgtaatttaaggaaaaatagTTTGAAATGGAATGGACAGTCACCTAACAGAAGGGTAATGAGCATCTCCCTCAATGAGCTGTTCCATGTTGGAAATTGGTGGATAGGTTGGATTGGAGTTCAGCCAGAGCCATAATCAAGGCAATGTGGGTAGCTCACAAGTGGGAAAGGGTAGTGCAAGAGTACAAGGGAACTGGTGGATGGAGACTTGATGAAGGGAATAGTCAGGTACTTCTGGAGCTGTAGATGTGAATGCAGGATGGTGTGTGATCTCCATGAGGTCACGGTCATAGGATGGGTCcagtgcagtgattctcaacttttttttaccCTAGGCCCCACttcaatttatatataaaaaaaactacacctcaccattagcagaaaaaaTTTTATATTcaaaagttttaattaaatcatttattgcaagtgtatttcaatgcaattaaggttgggAATACACTAGAACACCATATtccatattcaactactacttcaatatgtcaaccatctcaagcACATTCATCAATTGTTATTACTTCAGTGGGAATTTTGCCCCTGATGCTGACTTTAAATTTTTTGATTTGAGGgattaattttgttagtttcaaaccttaaatctccacattttgtaatttccagttggCTTTTcgtagcttgtagcaaatcactaacaagaattgaagccacattctactaaataagatgtaaaatgtatcaatagttctcTTACTAAAGTAGTCAAGTTTGAGTATTTTCGATCTTATTAGACAGCCAcctcatggttcctttcactttgaactgaatcttcacagattcatcatgttgcaacttgaataactcctcttggtattgcactggaacttcaccAACAATAGCTGAGTTAACCGAGGGGAAAATCCAtagcctttaaatcacaaaatctcatTGTggtcagtaaccaacattttcaaatggtcaacagtgatgcttgtagcagcattagttacttcacacttattcaaccaatagaattgactgaaatttcttgtagaaatattttagcataattctagaagtgtcattaatacaaatatctttgtttttgcatcaatgagcgtcatatttgctacttgaaTTTGCTTGTTCAATATACTTAGGAGTTATTTGagagacatttttgagaaactcagctttgccatctgttgttagcaagatcttcatttcaggtttgtccttcaaaaaaaaatactgaggaactcaaacagttccataaatcTTTTGAACTGggttccctttgacaaccaccttacttcagtgtgaagcaataatctcaaaTGTTCTGATTTTTATCAACACAAATCTGCTTAAACAGATGTTCACATtgggcattagctttgatggcattcaTATACTTGATCATAGAATGCAGTATCATGTGTAGAAAGGGAAAATTTCTTGGCAGCAAGGTTTTCTCGGTGGATAACACAGTGCATAACCAAtgtggattttcatccttcattaattttaacatatgatttttttaaacccATCATAGCAGGTGTGCCAcctgcagcacaagatacaatgtttccttttcatccaaataattgagcttgctgtagatatcaactgcagtagtggTTGTTTCAAAAGATGTTCTGTGAATCATTCGAAACTCTTCGTGATCAATATCTCACATATGCCAATAATAGCCTTGCTGTcctgtgatttcaacttctcaataagctgtttttccacatcttgacccatgtcatctattttgttgcagacagtactattaccttttgcagaactgttttgagaaatgatgatattgtgggtttaaccagttcctccccaattgtatgattcttcccatgttttgctattaGCATAGAAATTTCATAGCGAGCTTCAAGGGTATGATTCAGGGCGGTAGCTTGCACAGTAAATAATGAACTGATTTTTGATCCATTTTCAaacttctccagtgattttttttatataaatgttccaatttcaaattgacatggttaggatatTTTAatctcaaatgagcttcaagactgTCTGCCTGGCACAATAGGCAAAGAAATAAAAGGTGCATATTCattgtgtacagcaggtataaacccaaacttcaagaactccactgaatattgacaaacctttcgcttgcttggtctgctcattttgaatatacaacagtgtgagctccctgaaacatattaatcaatattttgtctagaatggaaaaatataaaaataatgatTGAAGTAATcaaaggataaaaaaaaactagCATGGTTTCTGACTTATTTCCTcaagagtgcatcaaaactaTTAGActtgtgctttactttctgggatccctatttttttcctgatttttttttgacgTTTTCCTCAGGCTGGTGCCTGGATTGGACCTTGCCCCCACACCCCGCCCAATCTATACACGAGAGCACAAAGGTCCACACAGATACCGGTTTCACTTACTACGAACTGAAAGTAAAGGAGTATGTATGGAGACTGAGATAATTttgaatggatgataataagacagatcagaaaaaaatataattgttaaccaaggataacaacagttaaaataagagaaacattggaagagcaaaaacattttatggaaaataaaagAACAAAGTGAGTTCACTTGGAAGTTAACACAATTGTGTTGTGCTGACAGAGTTGCCAAGTCCCATCTTTCACACCATCataactttatttttttcaaaccaactttttaattatttcccaaaatattcccatgTCTCACCTTGAGAATCTATAGTCCAGAGTATTAGAAGGAGGGGAAACTACTAGAGGTGGTGGCTCTGAGGTACCAACAACATGGgtaaggagagggaggaggacctgaaacattaatctaGGGAACTTGTTTGCATAGTAAAGAGCAGGATCCTGagggtgtaatctctggattgcttccagTGTCACATCCCAGTGAGATTAGGAATAGGGCAATAGGTCAGAAGAAATGCACGTTTATTTGTTGTCTGATTGCACCAGTGGAACCTGATGAAATAGTATT
The Narcine bancroftii isolate sNarBan1 chromosome 1, sNarBan1.hap1, whole genome shotgun sequence genome window above contains:
- the nrarpa gene encoding notch-regulated ankyrin repeat-containing protein A, which produces MSQAEVSPAAAPQRMFQEAVRRGNTRELQSLLQNMTDCHFNVNSFGPEGQTALHQSVIAGNLELVKLLVKFGADIRLANRDGWSALHIAAFGGHQDIVLYLITKAKYGASGGR